From one Parafrankia discariae genomic stretch:
- a CDS encoding SAF domain-containing protein codes for MSAAGRARRRGDVRGPVREGSRGGAARRALVGVLLVALSVAAFLVISGEREGRREVLVVARDVPAGRVLTVQDLRPVSVGAGAGVDVVAADAVDAVVGRVAVVPLVAGSLLPAGAVGDRSRVPPAGQAVVGAALKAGQFPPGLIRGDGVSVILTPGSTSAADPTVAAPASGSPARSVPGLVVTVQGDEADPAGAGGVVVSLQIAEGDAETVAEAAAAGRVALVVQAVSR; via the coding sequence GTGAGCGCGGCGGGGCGGGCGCGGCGTCGTGGGGATGTGCGTGGGCCGGTGCGGGAGGGGTCGCGGGGTGGGGCGGCGCGGCGGGCGCTGGTCGGGGTGCTGCTGGTCGCGCTGTCCGTCGCCGCCTTCCTCGTCATCAGCGGTGAGAGGGAGGGCCGGCGGGAGGTGCTGGTCGTGGCCCGTGATGTCCCGGCGGGCCGGGTGCTGACGGTGCAGGATCTGCGCCCGGTGTCGGTAGGTGCCGGGGCTGGGGTGGATGTGGTGGCCGCGGACGCGGTGGATGCGGTGGTGGGCCGGGTGGCGGTGGTGCCGCTGGTCGCGGGCAGCCTGCTACCCGCGGGTGCGGTCGGTGACCGGTCGCGGGTGCCACCGGCGGGGCAGGCAGTGGTCGGCGCCGCGTTGAAGGCGGGCCAGTTCCCGCCGGGGCTGATCCGCGGCGATGGGGTGTCGGTCATCCTCACCCCGGGGTCGACGAGCGCGGCTGACCCGACGGTTGCCGCACCCGCATCGGGCTCACCGGCGCGGTCGGTGCCAGGGCTGGTCGTGACGGTCCAGGGCGATGAGGCGGACCCGGCCGGGGCTGGTGGGGTGGTGGTGTCGCTGCAGATCGCGGAAGGGGACGCCGAGACGGTGGCGGAAGCCGCAGCAGCCGGGCGGGTCGCGCTCGTAGTTCAGGCGGTGTCCCGGTGA